A window of Primulina tabacum isolate GXHZ01 chromosome 4, ASM2559414v2, whole genome shotgun sequence contains these coding sequences:
- the LOC142543538 gene encoding phosphatidylinositol 4-kinase gamma 5-like — MSCNLDSSVKTQMAVTFFTNPLGSGDYNGSNRMERKPTGRRRVFVQTEAGCVLGMELDRSDNAHTLKRRLQIAINFPIEESSLTFGDKVLKNDLSSIRNDSALLLTRNLLHRSSSTPCLSPTGSNVQQRDQSGPIEILGHSNRFAETKQLVKKIIKAINSGVDPVPVHSGLGGAYYFRNSRGESVAIVKPTDEEPFAPNNPKGFVGKVLGQPGLKRSVRVGETGFREVAAYLLDHDHFANVPPTALVKITHSVFNVNDGVNGNKPQNKNLVSKIASFQQFIPHDYDASDHGTSSFPISAVHRIGILDIRILNTDRHAGNLLVRKLDDDERFGQVELIPIDHGLSLPESLEDPYFEWIHWPQASIPFSDYELEYIKDLDPVRDSEMLRNELPVIREACLRVLFLCTIFLKEAAANGLCLAEIGEMMSREFRTSEEEPSELEVICIEARRLISEEMSSSRDKTDFDEFQFDLDCEDGGYEFTPKLGSENFVAGNPFHFGFGSFNLHAPLSKLEESIEEENEGEDEEHSLINAPLLSNNPSISKLSMSLKNISLVSKNQKFPKLPGSKPDYSYSLNSLSCHRSANEQLPASVNFVKLANMTDEEWGLFLEKFQELLHPAFAQKKPVTLYQHQRQRLGTSCRF, encoded by the coding sequence ATGTCTTGTAATTTGGATAGCTCTGTTAAGACTCAGATGGCTGTTACTTTTTTCACAAATCCACTTGGTAGTGGGGATTATAACGGATCCAACAGGATGGAAAGGAAACCAACCGGAAGGAGACGTGTTTTTGTGCAGACAGAAGCAGGTTGTGTGCTAGGTATGGAGTTGGACCGGAGCGACAATGCTCATACACTGAAGAGGAGGTTACAGATTGCCATTAATTTTCCTATTGAGGAGAGTTCCTTGACTTTTGGCGATAAGGTGCTGAAGAATGATCTGAGTTCCATTCGAAATGATTCCGCTCTCCTGCTGACAAGGAATTTACTCCATCGAAGCTCTTCAACTCCATGTTTGTCACCCACTGGTAGCAACGTCCAACAGAGAGATCAGAGTGGGCCAATAGAGATATTGGGGCATTCAAACCGTTTTGCCGAGACAAAACAACTTGTTAAGAAAATCATCAAGGCAATCAACagtggagttgatccagtccctgTTCATAGTGGGCTTGGAGGAGCTTATTATTTCAGAAACAGCAGAGGTGAGAGTGTTGCCATTGTGAAGCCCACAGACGAGGAACCATTCGCGCCTAACAATCCAAAAGGCTTTGTTGGCAAAGTTCTAGGTCAACCTGGCTTAAAGCGCTCTGTTAGGGTTGGGGAAACAGGGTTCAGAGAAGTGGCTGCTTATCTTCTCGATCACGATCATTTTGCTAATGTTCCACCCACGGCCCTGGTCAAGATAACTCACTCCGTCTTCAATGTGAATGATGGTGTGAATGGAAACAAGCCTCAAAACAAGAATCTTGTCAGCAAGATTGCATCCTTCCAACAGTTCATTCCACATGATTATGATGCTAGTGACCATGGAACCTCAAGTTTCCCCATTTCTGCTGTGCATCGAATTGGCATTTTAGACATTAGGATTCTTAACACAGATAGGCATGCAGGTAATCTGTTAGTTAGGAAGCTTGATGACGATGAAAGATTCGGTCAAGTGGAATTGATTCCCATTGATCACGGCCTCAGTTTGCCAGAGAGTTTGGAAGATCCGTATTTCGAGTGGATTCATTGGCCTCAGGCATCAATCCCGTTCTCTGACTATGAACTTGAGTACATAAAAGATCTTGACCCTGTTCGTGACTCAGAGATGTTGCGGAATGAACTCCCTGTGATTCGAGAAGCTTGTTTGCGTGTCTTATTCCTTTGTACAATTTTTCTCAAGGAAGCTGCCGCAAATGGGCTGTGTCTTGCTGAGATCGGGGAGATGATGAGTAGGGAGTTCCGCACTAGTGAGGAGGAACCTAGTGAGCTTGAGGTTATATGCATCGAGGCTAGAAGGCTCATCTCCGAGGAGATGTCATCTTCCAGAGATAAAACAGATTTTGACGAGTTTCAATTTGACTTAGATTGCGAAGATGGTGGATATGAGTTCACCCCAAAATTGGGTTCTGAAAACTTTGTGGCAGGGAACCCATTCCATTTTGGATTTGGAAGCTTTAATTTACATGCTCCACTTTCTAAGCTTGAAGAAAGTATCGAGGAGGAAAATGAAGGAGAAGACGAGGAGCATAGTTTGATCAATGCTCCACTCCTATCGAATAATCCAAGTATTTCAAAGCTGTCCATGTCTCTGAAAAATATTAGCTTAGTCAGTAAGAACCAGAAGTTCCCAAAATTACCAGGATCAAAGCCCGATTACAGCTATTCTCTGAATTCATTGTCTTGCCACAGAAGTGCAAACGAGCAGCTTCCAGCAAGCGTGAATTTTGTGAAGCTAGCCAACATGACTGATGAAGAATGGGGACTGTTCTTGGAGAAATTCCAGGAGTTGCTTCACCCTGCATTTGCCCAGAAGAAGCCCGTCACCCTCTATCAGCATCAGAGACAAAGGCTGGGCACTTCTTGCCGGTTTTGA